The window GTACACTTTCCAAGGGGTGTGTCCAATGAGTTGTTTGAGTATTATGATCCATATAGTAACGTCGCCCACGTAGTGTTCGGTCAGCGGACCAACCAGGCGGTAATGGCAAGTCGCATTCATCTGAGGCTGTAAGAAAAAAGAGACAAATTTCGAGATTTCTGTTCATTTCTAATCTAAAGCAAATCCTGTTTAAGcgttttcatattttgaagCCCTTTGTTATCAGGTGCCCCCACTATAGTATTACAGTCAAGTGTACCAGTTGCTGATGAAAGCTTGTATACTCgtatttcactttttaaatgttgttatatttcaatatataaaattagtggGCCATTATATtggttcattaaaaaatattttacaaacctTGACTAGAAGTTATCATATTTCCACcatgatttttattgtgatatgGAAGAGCAGGagtattaacataatttgtataaattggTGACGATTGGCTGGTTGAATTATAGGCTAAAAAAAACTGCTTGtgataaactcaaactcaacaaAATTCATTGATTAGATATACTAAActattagatttaattaagaaaggaATGTCCAAAACCTTTGTCTTGATAATGTCtcaattttttgttgaaaaatataatttatctatatatcctTTTTGCTAATATTGGTTTCTTTCATTTAGTGTGGACTGAGCCTTACATCAGTTTATATAGAAATGTCCTTGTCttagattaaataatcatttgtaCGTACACCTTTGATATTTGACACAAATAGATGCTGAATCAATCCTATTCTTGGATCAGGTAGATCACAAACTACTTacattttaaaggaaaaaaacaaaacagatatTATGAGAgcctaaattaaataagctaattccatattcaattttataatttctataaatatagaaaccAAAATCGAAGACAGTAACCTTTTCCCAGAGTACACATGCTAaagacttattttttattttacaatgtaatGTAGATAAACTAATAGAAATGTgactttttatacatacactCTGTAACATGAAGTCTTATAGAGTGTGGAGATGGAGGATGGATCCGGGGTGTTAGACTCAAATTAGAGGATATTCTAGCCATGCTAGTCTCCCTTGAACTGTACTGCTGTTGCTTTTGTTGCTGTacctttaatatatatttaacatgtgatatatttctgtatattaAGATCAACAATGAATTGGAatgtacaattataataattaaatataaaataataattgtgagAGTTTACACTGGAACTTATTCTATACttttgacataaataataatcttaataagattatatctacacattataacattatactatAGACTGTATTGTGTAGTATAAGATGAATcactttgataatataataataggctTCATTTATTACCTGCTgctgattttgataaattggatcttcttgtgtttgatgATAATATCTATAGCTACTTTGACGACTAAATGAATCATCAATATCATTTAGTGTTGAATGGGAAGCCtggaataattaattcattactGGTGTGTTATCTAtcagttaatttaaaacacactAATTTACTCATGTCTTACTATGTTGGCGTCCAAGTGAAGCTGAGAATTAAAATTGCTTGCAACACTAGTTGTTTCACTTCCAGTGGATAAATTAGCAAACCTGttaaacattgaaaatttaattaatatgaaaatgttgaaaaactgcataataattaaaaacatttgtgGTACCTGTGCGCCAAATTGGGTACTGACTCACTCGGAGTATACTTGCCAGCATGACCACTCATTGTTTGAGCTTtaccaaatttattttcagtacTTTGAGAGCTTCCATCGCTTGTACCAAATGGTTGACTTCGTGGTCTTTTGTTATTGCCAGTGGTCCAAACATTAATGACTGTAATTTATCACTTCGTTAATATAAGCAACTACTgacgaaaataattattataaaggaaaataaaacatacttgGTAAGTCTGGTGGAGTATCTTTCTTTATATACTTTCCAACGACACCTTCATTTATAGCCTTTTGTCCCTTGCGCgatatcatttttaatgaatttattataaacaacaacAGCAGTCTAACGCTTCGTCAATATTGTTAGTAGTTAGTATGGATCGAgctaaaaagaaataatttttttcatttctaaatattgtaataatatgaatctatctattttctttgaaaattcAAAGCACTATTCCTTTTTAATAAGCAATTCATTTAcggaaataaaaactttactaTTCCAGGCTTTTATCTTTATTGACATTTGTATACTGTTCGTAATCTGTCAACGGCAATTGTCAAATGATTAGTGACAATTTACCTTATGTTgccaaaatattattttgcttaaTCTGTGAACTCTGCGAACCAATGACGTACTACACTATCCtacaatcctatcctataggataagataggataggataattccttcctactaatattatatcctactatcctatcctactatcctactaatattataaatgcgaaagtttgttaggatgtttgcttgtttgttgctctttcacgcaaaaactactgaaccgattacaattaaatttggtatacgtagacaactggataactggaataacgtatataaatataggcacctttttatcccgatattcctacgggatacgaacttacgcgggtgaaaccgcggggcgcagctagtagtctCTATAGCAACTATAGGgactgatattatatatatttagttaagcttaacacaattataaaaatgatttaaagcttttaagaacaaaataacatattatggtTAACCGTGAATCTAATATAGGTCCACAGTAAGTCCGTTTTGGTATATGTTTATCTCTTAAAGACAACATACTACGCCCATTGTCAACCGACTCCGAAAAAAGAGGAGATTATCAATacgattgtatttttcatgtttattaCCTCATAGGGTTTTACTTTGTCAATcgattttatgattcttttttatttgaaatatgtcgCTTCCGATGTGGTCCCaaataaatttggtctaattgAACAATGTAGATGCGgttaagtttgtttttaaattattacaatacctACTATTAATTATGGAAGCTGACTGATAGCTATAAGCTATTTACACGAATACGGATTAATCCTTAtccttttaaataagataGTTGGGTTGAACATTTTATGAAGATTACTTTACTCTTTACATCATGCAAATTTTATGTAgcaaattgtaaatgtttgcAATGTAGAAAAGCATTAGATGTagtaaaatcaataatgttTATGGTAGATCACCGTATATCATAGGTCACCggctataaaatattcatacctACAAAACAATTTCGTGAAAGATACGCACAAGTAGGCAtagtataatcaaataatcatcatcaaaatcatatcatattacTGTAATCCAGATTCATTTGCACCTGCCCAGCGACAGACGATACCATCTTATGTATTAATTGATGATTATACTACTACGTATATGATACGTGTTCATCAATTGTATGGAAGTAATATACGCCTACTCTCTCATCTGATGCATAAATGTATTTGTGCCTGTGATCTAATCAACGACGTACTACTAAATAAACTTTGCAATATGGCGTATAAACCGGTCCGAGAGTAGTGTGTCTCTTTCTAATGAGGAATCCATGGACatgattgattatttttacaaaaaaattaaaacgcatAGAAATTAATAGAACTGTACCAGATTTAAATATAGCCACACGGATGGCAAACGGTCAGATTTCAAACAAGAAAAAAGAAtgatcaaaatcgattcaacCGTTCGGGCGCTGTGACACCATAGATAGACTAACACACAACTTTTTTGATGAAAAGCAAACTGCtaacatgaaaaaattatacaatcacAAATCGACGCACGGTAAAATTCGATCATAAAATTCAACCTATGGCTGAAACCATCGAGCGGCACATGATTGTAGAGTGAAATGGTTAATTGTTGttctttatgtaaataacaaagaCAAACGATTTTTATGTCCTTATCGGCGTgactggtttttttttttgttggaaGTCAAAAGACAGTCAGACCTCCGTTACTCGGCGTACCTACAACGATAAGTGCCTACAAATTCGCGTGGCGCTTTTGTTTTTTCGACAGACAACCCTCCCGCCATAGGTAAAGCGTCACTCTGCGCCAGACAGTGACAGAGTTACGCGTTAGAAGAGAGCGGCAATACTTACTACTTAGGTGAATATCTCGCTAGGCACTAAGTGATTATGCAAGCTGAATTGAACTTTGTTGCTTAGCTGCAAGATTGGATTGACGTGTGCTACTgtacttgtacttattattctgtgcctCAGTTGTGTATACAAAAGTACTCTGGGTTGTGAGTTGTGACAAACTAACTCGAATCGAGACATTTAAGTGATTTTTGCGACATAGTGAAGATTTTTAGTGACTTTAGTGTTAAGTGCGATGGTGGGTTGCTGGTTGTTCTAGACTGTAAAATCGTAAGCGAAAGcgaaaaatttatagaataacattttacttGTAATATTATCCGAAATTATTCTTCTTGTTATGAagcaatataaacattttgattaTGATGTTTTGTTGTAAGTTTAATCTATTTAgctatgaatataaaacgtagtaaatttacgttttttttcaataatatctgAAATAAAGTAACCTAAAATAAACGGTACATCTCCGAGGGTTACCATTTTAGTTATGCTATTTTACCCCAATAAATTGTaatcttgaatattttattcgtatattacataaaatataacgtacgtgtgtatgtatgtgtgttattaaaatatgaatataaataaactctattttaaatatcatttctGTCTTGTAGATCGCTACAGAGGGAAATGGTTGGATTACATTTGTAACgttatatcattaataaaaaataagttataagaattgttttatttcatcatctgCATCATGTTTAGCCATCGGGTATTGTAATCACAGATAAGGAACTAGCTACTACGTAATTATCATTTTCTCACAATCGACATTGTTCTCTTGTAgacttttcaaaattttaaatgtataatgatataaatatttccattgcAAACATAAAGCCCGATTAGTATTCATATCTGTCACTGAAGCACTACCAAAATATCGAAAATGAATGTACAATTGCCTAATAAGGAGAAAACCAACGTAAGTGGCAACACCAAAAAATACTTGCTGTTTCAACTTACAAGTGCAGCCACGCGATAGTTCTATTTTTTGTCTCTAATATAGGTCCTATATCTAAACTTAGTaccaataatgttttatttggtaGGTTTAGGCTTAGGTGATGCAAAAGATATCACAGTTAAAGGTCTCGAGATAGttaaaaaatgtgataaaGTCCTCCTAGAAGGTTACACTTCAATATTAACCGTCGGACATAAAGTATTAGTAAGTATTTGGAAAGACTGGCTCATTATCTTAGGTATTCTTATTTTTGAAGtttcataaattcttataCAAATGCAAATGAAATGACATTACTTGTTTCTAACAGGAGGAGTTTTATGGAAGACCCATAATAATTGCTGATCGAGAATTATGTGAAGGTAATATAGATGAATTCTTGAAAGAAGCAAAAGAAAGTGATATTGCACTTCTTGTGGTTGGAGATCCGTTGGGAGCTACGACTCACACAGATATGTTGCTTCGCGCTAAACAGTTTAATGTTGAAACCCAGGTCAATATATCCGGTGAATTGTAAAGTTATTCTGTTGTCAAAATTTGCAtacatattacttatatatattatttcaggaGTTTTATTATAAGGTATTTTCTTTTAGATCATTCATAATGCGTCAATAATGAATGCGGTCAGTTGCTGTGGATTACAGTTATACAATTTTGGTGAAACAATTTCAGTACCTTATTGGACAGAAACATGGAAACCAGACAGCTTTTACGAAAAGATTATCGGAAATTTTTCGAGAAACTTGCATACACTCTGTCTTTTAGGTATATACAAAACTTACAAATTCTAAAGTAATTGCAAATATCAATAGGCAATAAGCACAAAATTTTCGCCTATTTAGCATAAATAACGAATACAAATGGaggattataaaaatctattgaatataccaataattaaatttacacaatattgaaaaaaattgcctaGTTActgaaagaaaacaaactaattatgaaatatccAATAATCACCTGGTTATTTTACGATTAATGTATTctatttttagatataaaagtCAAAGAACCTACTGAGGAGtcattaacaaaaaaagttcGGCAGTACATGGATCCTAAATTTATGTCAGTCAAGGAAGCTGCTGCACAATTATTACAGATAATTGAAAACAATCAAAACTCAGGTTGTTATCAtactttgttttaatagaGACTATACATATCAAggactataaatttatttcttaagaaAGTGATCCATACATCaagtatgttaatattaaagaatattagtgaaaatatttatttttaaatatagtaataaatagatagTGGCTTAcagaattttttctatttatataaattggtgATATTTaacattcttaaaataaactcaGCCTTGAAAAGGTCAGGTAAACTTGAATATATTTCGCTTCAAAACTGAAATTTTTTGAACtgattaacattattatgtatagtcATTTAgcctaaaataaaacttttctgAGCATATAAAGATATGTGAATtactttttgaaaaatatttttcagatcATATGAATTcctaaaatttacaaaagatATACAGTCAAATGTTgcttgaattttttaaagaaaatgttaagatctaattttttaaaggaCTACCTATATTTACTAGAATGTTTCttcatcatatattttattacataacttaaatgaaaattacacgatacattttttattacagcaTTTCAGATTTTGTATTTCACTATCTCTTGAAATTCATGTTTTAATTGTGGATTCTGTGGTGCAGGTATAACTAAAGCTAGTTTAGCTGTCGGCTTATCAAGAGTGGGAGCTCCAGATCAAAGAATAGCAGCAATGAGTTTAGAAGAAATGCAAAATTATGAATTGGGGCCACCTTTACATAGCTTGGTGATTCCAGCTCCCAACCTTCACCCACTTGAACTAGATTATTTAGCGCAATTCAGACAATTTGTTTAACTTTTGAGTTATGCAACAAGAGTctaacattacaaaattactttattctaatatgatatgaaaatattcaaagataAATCATAGTGTTTAATGTTACATTAtggctatttaaaataaatatttgataaaataatgttatcatgtagttttattatttacatttagaatttaaatcaTGATATAAACATTATCAATTGCTacagtaagaaataaaaattcaataaaattaaaattggtcCACAAAGCTACcaaaaactttttatgttaCATGTGAAGAGACATGATGTGAATAATTATGCAATAGTATTAGCAATTTTCGCATGTAAATTCGTTGCCATTTAATCCCTTGTTGATATTGGGTAAGCTTGTATATCCACATGTAGACAGTCaatcatttaacaaaaacgtgTCAAATGCACTATTCTATATAATGTTACACTTATTTTGTAGATCTTACTCctgaattgtttaataaaatcaatttgaattataaacaataataaaaggtacattaattattatttggtcTAAGTTGCGcgttaaattacaaaattaataaaaaatatacacacaagACATAAACAACGGAATgtaaatgtacctacatagGGTGCCATATAATATCACCAACAATGGTACATTACTAATATTTCTAGTCATAACTGGAACATGGTGGGTcacatatctatataatatattaaaggcATGGCTAATGTGTAATATTACTCTATATAACACTAggacatattttaaacattaaataagacAGTCTTTAAACTTACTTATTAgggatacatacataaattttattaaataataatatattattaactcgtGCTTTCTAGTCATCAAGtgagattattaaaatgtttatataattagacaTAGATGGGAGTATTTTGTCTTTTAAACAGCAGAGACCTGTTGATCTTCATCTTCGTCATCAGGTGTGTCATGATAATAATCATAAGGTCGGGTCACGCCTTCATGCGAATGGGCTCGGCTTAAGCGCTCAAGGCGAGCTACTTGAGCGGCCAACGTGTATGGCATTCTCGGGGGCGGAACCGGCCGCACGCAGTTAGCTGTCGTACAAGACCCATGCCCACTGTCACTTGAAGTCGCCGAACCCGTTTTTCTTAATGGCAAGTTTACTAAAGATGTTACACTGCTACTTTCAGCAGACAGGTCAACAGGCAACGGGGTTGGAGTATCTGAGTGCGATCGCTCATGTGCCGCTCGAGAACAGCATATCCCAGGAACAGTTCCATCGCGCCGATGCGTGCAAGGCGAAGGTCCTGGTGGAGGAGGTCTCGGTTGGTGCGGTCGTGTTTTAGCTGGCTCAGAAAGAGCCAATAGTTTTCTTACAGCTTGAGGAGATGCTGCTCCAAATTTATTTGCTCCAAAGCTCTTTTTACTTTCACTGGCTGATGAGGCACTGCTAGTTGTAGATAAAGACGGTGAAGGGTGACGACGCCGAGGAACAGTAGGTGCTGGCCCTGAACCTTCACATTCTAATGACAAAGCATGAAGTCGGTCTTCATCAGTTTCCACATGCATACGGTTTAAATATGCCTTTACGCGTCTAACCATTTGGGCttcttcaaacatttttttgggATTAGGTACATTGGAGGATTTCTTTCTTCTCTTAACTGTTACTTGGCCTTGTTGTACACCAGTTGTTAATTGGTTTAAAGCTACCATAGCATTTGATGGTGGTTGTTTTCCTGATTCTAATAATGTCAGCAAATCATATGGTGCACTGCACATGTTTGTTAGAGTTTTCACTTCTTTAGCTATCATACGCAATTTCTCAAAATTTACCATACCTTCAACTTTTGTGTCATTTCCTTCgtgaataaatgttaaatcttTTCTTACTACTGGATAAAATGGTATAACTGGTGATCTGCCTTGTTCAGCAGTTAATAGTTGTCTATATTTTGACATATTCCTCGATGGATCCATAAGGGTTTGTAAGTCAGAGAAAAGTTTGCTATATTTGGTTGGTAATTTATCCCAAGTCATTCTCAATCTGGATACAGCTCCATGACCTAAGCCCGATATGATTGCAAACATGGAATTGTAGTTTTTGCATTCCTTGCAATGTCTTGCAACtttaatgaattgttttattattcttgaACGTCGTACAAGATTTTGCTCATTCACAACTTCTGTAACTACCCAAAACATTTCTTTGTTGACTAAGCCTGCAAATTGTGATAACATTGGAGTGCCATACCTACTTTTCAATCCAAATAAATCATCTACATATTCAGTACTCTCAATTtgtctgaaaatataaaagtctTGTAATGTCAGCTGAACTGCTACTTCAACAGCATTAAGCTGCAGAAAATGGACTACACTTTCTCTGAGTAATTCTGGTGCCATCTCATCAGGTACTAAAGTTTCACTTATACCATtagtttttaagtaatatctAGAGCTTAACCCAATTCTCTCAGCAAGGTTCTGTAACTGATCTGGAAGTCGGTGTTGTTTGATTATTCCACCCTGAGCAACTGAAACTTCACAAAGAGAGAAATTAGAACTGGGTTCAGTTATTCCAAACTCGCGTAATGCTAACATTACCACTTCCCTAGCAGTTGTTTCCTTATGGGCCGGTAAATATTTACAGGTTTGATCAGCTCTGTATACTTTTAATACATGTTCAGGATAATCAGAGGACTGATAGTCATCGTAGCAAATTGAGATAAGATCAGGATTACTGTGGGAACTATAGAAAGAATTGCTAgaatttgctttatttaatgaatctGTATTTGACAAAATGCTGTCATCACTGTGGAGTCCATcagttattgtatttttgggTAGTATATTCATTTTCATCAAAGCTTTGTGAAGTCTTTTCGGACCTAATGTCATGAATCCTTTTTGTGGTTCTTTTTTCATAATCTGCTGGGGTTTTTTAGTTGGAGATTGAAAAATTGGTGTAAATGTTATTGGATCATCACTCAAAAGTTCAGCAGTTGATAGTCTCGCTCTTGGGTCAGTTTGCCACCTTGCCATGTTTGTAGCTCCTCGTTGTCTAGGTGAATTTTCCGGCATAAGAAGCATTTGCTTGAAAGCAAGGAAATTACTTTTAACAGTAATGCTGAGATGTGTTGAGCCTGTTATTATTTCCATGGCTTTTGCATGGCTTACATGTTGGAATGATTGTCCATTGACTTCCAATATCTGATCTCCTCTTTTAAGACCAACATCTTCAGCTTTTGAATGTTTCTCAActttcaatacaaatattccATATCCTCTTTCATATCCTCCAAGGATGGTAAAATTTAATGGTTCATCTCTTGTAGGACGTGACAAAGTGACACTTCTAGTTCGAGCCTTTGCTGAGCATGCTATGTTTAACAATCGCAATTGACTTTCCATCTTTTCATGCTCTAAAGCCATTTCAAAGTTCTCCAAAAATTCCATCATATTTGGATCAGTTTCAAAGTCTGTGAAATGATTATTAACCCAGTAAAGTACAACTCTTGTAACTTTGTCTCGGACTGTTGGTTCAGAAAACCAGGCAAGCAACTGTTTGGCAACAACTAAATGACTTTCAATGAAAGTCCTATGGGTTAAAAGAAAATCTTCCACATAAGTTGAGTCTCTTGAATTGTCTTCAATAAGCTGCAACATTAACTGCTCTGGAGTTCCTCTAATGACTACTTGTCCATCTTGATGTCCAGCTTCACCAGCAACACCCCTATATTCTGTAACCAGTACCACT is drawn from Zerene cesonia ecotype Mississippi chromosome 8, Zerene_cesonia_1.1, whole genome shotgun sequence and contains these coding sequences:
- the LOC119828641 gene encoding protein salvador homolog 1; its protein translation is MISRKGQKAINEGVVGKYIKKDTPPDLPIINVWTTGNNKRPRSQPFGTSDGSSQSTENKFGKAQTMSGHAGKYTPSESVPNLAHRFANLSTGSETTSVASNFNSQLHLDANIASHSTLNDIDDSFSRQSSYRYYHQTQEDPIYQNQQQVQQQKQQQYSSRETSMARISSNLSLTPRIHPPSPHSIRLHVTESYNSTSQSSPIYTNYVNTPALPYHNKNHGGNMITSSQASDECDLPLPPGWSADRTLRGRRYYMDHNTQTTHWTHPLESVPRPWQRVSTPQHGVYYFNEITQQTTYAHPCLVGGCYLVSPLVPTLVPPYLLEEIPHWLVVYSKADQELDHKLRWNMFRLSELDCYSDMLTRLYKQELQLIVMKYEQYRSALLQELERRRRAKSYNALTNH
- the LOC119828645 gene encoding diphthine methyl ester synthase isoform X2 is translated as MMFCCLGLGDAKDITVKGLEIVKKCDKVLLEGYTSILTVGHKVLEEFYGRPIIIADRELCEGNIDEFLKEAKESDIALLVVGDPLGATTHTDMLLRAKQFNVETQIIHNASIMNAVSCCGLQLYNFGETISVPYWTETWKPDSFYEKIIGNFSRNLHTLCLLDIKVKEPTEESLTKKVRQYMDPKFMSVKEAAAQLLQIIENNQNSGITKASLAVGLSRVGAPDQRIAAMSLEEMQNYELGPPLHSLVIPAPNLHPLELDYLAQFRQFV
- the LOC119828645 gene encoding diphthine methyl ester synthase isoform X1, with amino-acid sequence MFYLVGLGLGDAKDITVKGLEIVKKCDKVLLEGYTSILTVGHKVLEEFYGRPIIIADRELCEGNIDEFLKEAKESDIALLVVGDPLGATTHTDMLLRAKQFNVETQIIHNASIMNAVSCCGLQLYNFGETISVPYWTETWKPDSFYEKIIGNFSRNLHTLCLLDIKVKEPTEESLTKKVRQYMDPKFMSVKEAAAQLLQIIENNQNSGITKASLAVGLSRVGAPDQRIAAMSLEEMQNYELGPPLHSLVIPAPNLHPLELDYLAQFRQFV
- the LOC119828630 gene encoding rap guanine nucleotide exchange factor 2, which produces MLRGGRGGRHSPELYPHTLKCSNASDTSSAYSGSDTMTSVHSSLDMDMEVDLSGLLESIVDSDEEEDLEESMDSLTVRDAVRECLEKDPSERTEEDIEILLEFTQHLKAFTNMTLTVRRALCAVMVFAVVEKAETIVMQDGEEHDSWSVLINGHVGIEHSNGEVEYLNVGDSFGMAEATLERLYHRGVMTTRCNDCQFVCVTQTDYYRILHQGQENIKRHENENGVVVLVTEYRGVAGEAGHQDGQVVIRGTPEQLMLQLIEDNSRDSTYVEDFLLTHRTFIESHLVVAKQLLAWFSEPTVRDKVTRVVLYWVNNHFTDFETDPNMMEFLENFEMALEHEKMESQLRLLNIACSAKARTRSVTLSRPTRDEPLNFTILGGYERGYGIFVLKVEKHSKAEDVGLKRGDQILEVNGQSFQHVSHAKAMEIITGSTHLSITVKSNFLAFKQMLLMPENSPRQRGATNMARWQTDPRARLSTAELLSDDPITFTPIFQSPTKKPQQIMKKEPQKGFMTLGPKRLHKALMKMNILPKNTITDGLHSDDSILSNTDSLNKANSSNSFYSSHSNPDLISICYDDYQSSDYPEHVLKVYRADQTCKYLPAHKETTAREVVMLALREFGITEPSSNFSLCEVSVAQGGIIKQHRLPDQLQNLAERIGLSSRYYLKTNGISETLVPDEMAPELLRESVVHFLQLNAVEVAVQLTLQDFYIFRQIESTEYVDDLFGLKSRYGTPMLSQFAGLVNKEMFWVVTEVVNEQNLVRRSRIIKQFIKVARHCKECKNYNSMFAIISGLGHGAVSRLRMTWDKLPTKYSKLFSDLQTLMDPSRNMSKYRQLLTAEQGRSPVIPFYPVVRKDLTFIHEGNDTKVEGMVNFEKLRMIAKEVKTLTNMCSAPYDLLTLLESGKQPPSNAMVALNQLTTGVQQGQVTVKRRKKSSNVPNPKKMFEEAQMVRRVKAYLNRMHVETDEDRLHALSLECEGSGPAPTVPRRRHPSPSLSTTSSASSASESKKSFGANKFGAASPQAVRKLLALSEPAKTRPHQPRPPPPGPSPCTHRRDGTVPGICCSRAAHERSHSDTPTPLPVDLSAESSSVTSLVNLPLRKTGSATSSDSGHGSCTTANCVRPVPPPRMPYTLAAQVARLERLSRAHSHEGVTRPYDYYHDTPDDEDEDQQVSAV